A segment of the Frankineae bacterium MT45 genome:
GGAAGCCGGCGGCGGAGAGGATCGCGGTGGCGTCGGGGTGGACCTGCTCCAGTAGCAGGGCACGGACCGGGCTGTCTGGCATGCGTCGAAATGACACGCGACGTCCTTCAGAGATGGGCGGATCGGGCCACCCCAGTCTAGGTGCCGCCACCCGGCGCCTCGACCGAATAGATCTCCCGCCGGCTCACCGGCCGGAGATAGGGGGCCGCCCCCATCGCGGGGGGGTCGATGGGGGCGGCAGCTTCAGGGCGGGGCGACTAGGCCCTCGCGTTCGCGTCTGTGAATCATTGCACGGCACCGGGCCGCTTCCGTGGAAATTCACACAAACTCGGCGCCACGGGCCGCGACCTGTACATCGCGACAAATCCCCCAGCGCACGCCGAAGTTTACATGCCGAAGTTGGAACTTTCTACATACCATTTTGTTTGAAAGTCGTTGCAACCGGGTTCGGGAGCGGTTCCGGACTACGCTTAGGGGCCGGTTTTACATCATTCTAGTTGCCTACGCAATCAACATAAGGGGCATCGGTTACATAAATGGACGAAACGAACTGGCTAACCCCACCTGAGCAGCGCGCTTGGCGCGCCTACGTCGAATCGGCGACACTGCTCTTCGACGCGCTGGATCGAGCCATGCAGCAGGACGCCGGCATCCCGCACGCCTACTACGTCATCCTGGTGCGCCTGTCGGAGGCCCCGGAGCAGTCGATGCGGATGAGCGAGCTGGCTGACATCACCCGCTCGTCGCGCAGCCGGCTCTCGCACGCGGTGTCACGGCTGCAGGAGCGTGGCTGGGTGGATCGGGTGGACTGCGAGACGGATCGCCGGGGGCAGGTCGCCCGGTTGACGCCGCGCGGGCTCGCGGCGTTGCAGGAGGCGGCCCCGAAGCACGTCGAGGCGGTGCGGAGCTACGTCATAGACCGGCTTGACCCGGCCCAGCTCGCCGCGCTGGAGGAGGTCGGCGACGCGATCATCGCCGGATTTACTGACCCCAGGGCCAGTATCGCCAGTTAGGCGGGCGGGCGTCGCTCGTTGAGTCGCAGCGCGTCGATCACGTCGTCGTCGGGGGAGGCGGCGGACTGGTTGGCCGCCTGCAGTTCGAGGTAGACCTCTTCACGGTGCACTGCTACTGAACGCGGTGCCTGAATTCCGATGCGCACCGCATCGCCGCGCACCTCGAAGATTGTGATGACAATGTCATCCCCAACCATCACGCTCTCACCAGAGCGGCGGGTAAGTATCAGCACGGGGAATCCTCCCGATTATGGTTCGGAAGGTTTAGATTACCGGTCGATGGCCTCTCGGAACGACAAACTCTCGTCATCGAGCACAACTTGCACAGCTCGGCCGGTGCTGCGGGAGAGCGCGATAGGCGCTCGGAGGTTCGCCGTGGCGTCGGAAATGCTCTT
Coding sequences within it:
- a CDS encoding transcriptional regulator, MarR family, producing MDETNWLTPPEQRAWRAYVESATLLFDALDRAMQQDAGIPHAYYVILVRLSEAPEQSMRMSELADITRSSRSRLSHAVSRLQERGWVDRVDCETDRRGQVARLTPRGLAALQEAAPKHVEAVRSYVIDRLDPAQLAALEEVGDAIIAGFTDPRASIAS
- a CDS encoding carbon storage regulator, CsrA, producing the protein MLILTRRSGESVMVGDDIVITIFEVRGDAVRIGIQAPRSVAVHREEVYLELQAANQSAASPDDDVIDALRLNERRPPA